From the Methanoculleus caldifontis genome, the window CTTCCCGAGATCCGCCGAGATGTCCGCAACCCGCTCGTCGGCGAAGAAGACCCGGTACGATGGGTCGAGCCGCGCGAGCGGGAAGTAGTCCGTGGGCCGTCGCCCAAACTCCGCGAAGAACCGGTCGTAGACGTCCGGCATCAGGTACCATGACGGCCCCATATCGAACGTGAACCCTCCGTCGCGGTGAACGCTCGCCCGGCCCCCGGGCTGCTCGTTCTTCTCGATCACCGTGACATCAAAGCCGCCCTTTGCAAGAAGGGCCGCGACGGAGAGTCCCCCGAACCCGGCCCCGACAATTACAGCCCGCATAAACTCCCCCCACCGTAACGGAAACCGGATGCAGGAGGTCGTATCTTGAATATAAATCTTGGTGTCGGGGTCGGGAGACCCGGCAGCGCTGGGGCGTTCACGCCGGAGACTCGTCGCGGAAGACGACCCGGAGGGTCGCAAGGGCGAGTGCCGCCCCGAGGAGCGCCGGAATCACGAGACCGTTCCGGGTAAGGTAGCCGGTCCAGAACGCCAGGATCAGAAGGAGGCTCGCCGCCACCGCGCCGGGGATCGGCCGGCCGCCTGCGATGAGCCGGAAGAGGGCGATGTAGACCGCTCCCGTCAGGACCCAGCCCGCGAAGTTCGAGACCGGGATCCCGTAGTAGGCGCCGCCCTCAGTCCAGACCCAGAGGCCGGCGTGGACGACTGCCGGGTCGATGACGAGGTCGACGAGGAGGAGGGCGAGGGTCCCGGCCGGGACCAGGCGGCGCCAGGAAGTCCCGACGGCGGCCCCGGCGAGGGCGGCGGCGCCGAGGAGCATCGGGAGGTAGGCGAAGGCGACCGTCCAGGGGACGAGACCGAAGGCCCGGTGGCCGAGGTCGGCCGAATACGTGAACCGGCCATACGGGAAGCCGGTCGCGACGGCGTATGCCTCGACGGCGAGCGGGAGGATGCTCAGGAGGAGGAGGAGCGCGATCCCGCGGGCGGGGCCGAGCCAGCGGACGAGGGCGACGTAGGAGGGGAGGGCGAGGGCGACCATGAAGAGGACCGGGACGGCGGACGGGACTGCCGGGTCGTCGAACCGGACCACCAGGCAGGCGGCGAGGAAGAGGGCGAGGGCGGTGAGGAGGAGGGCCGGCCGGGTGATGCGCATGGGCGGGGGAGGGCGGCGGGGGGGATAAAAGTGCCCATGTACCAGGAGGAGGTTAGGCCCTCTTCAACGCCCGCACAAACCGCTCCCGGATCTCGGCCGGGGCAAGCGGAATATTCGGGACCGCGGCGTTACCAGGCTTCAACACAACGTGAATGAAGTTCGGGCCCCGCCCCCGGGCCTCCCAGGCCTCCGCGAGCTCCCGCTCGTCCTGCACCTTGCAGGTCCGCCGGAGCCCGGCGGCACGAGCGAGGAGCTCCATATCCACCTGCCCGGAGGCCGGGGTGGGCTGGTTCCCGGTGCTCCCGAAGGTCCCGTTGTCCAGACAGACGATCGTGAGGTTCTCCGGGTCTTCGGCCGCCACCACCGGGAGGACGGCGGTCCCGAGCAGGCTCCCGTCGCCGTCGAGGACGACGACGTCCCGGTCGGTCCCGATGGCGAGGCCAAGCCCGATCGGGGTCGCCTGGGTGTAACTCCCGAGCATGTAAAAGTTGAGGTCCCGATCACGGGCTGCGTAGAGTTCCTTTGAGGGGACGCCGATGTTCGCGACGACCGCCTCCCCATCCAGGCCGCCCGCGATCGCCCTTATCGCGTCGTTCCGGGTCATCACCGGCTCGCGGAACGTCCGTCGGTAGTCCACCACGGACTCCCGGGCCCGGGCCGGAGCGATTTCCCCCGCCGGGCAGGCCACGTCAGTCCCCTCCCAGAACGAAGGGAGGATCAGTCCCACGTGCGGGCGCATGGAGGTGTAGGCGTCGCGGACGACCGTATCGATCAGCGCCTCATCCCCGGGATCGCGGATGATCGTATATGGAATCCCGAGCGCCGCGAGCACCTCCGGGACCGCCCGGTTGAACGGCACCTGGGCCGGGATCGCCTCCCGGTAGACGCCCCGCCAGCTCGCGAGGATCGGGAGGGGGAGGCCGAAGGTGACGGTGAGGGACATGATGGCATTCAGGGAGTTCCCGAGCCCCGAACTCTGCATATGGAGCACCGGCCGCCTTCCGGCCATCGCGAGACCGGCGCAGATCCCGACGCCGTCCTCCTCGCGGGTGAGGTCGACCGCATGGAACCGTTCCGGGATCAGGGCGCAGAGGTCCTGCGTCCGGTCGCAGGGGAGGCTCGCCACGGTATCGACGCCGAGGGCGCCGAGCCGGTCCAGAACACAGCCTTCACGCACGGGCGGCCACCCCCGCCTGCTCCGTGAGCCAGTCCCGGACGGCATCCCGCACATCCCCCGCAAAGGCCTCACCGGCCCGGACTCGGAGAGAGGGCTCGACCGGGTAGCGGTCGAGGTCTTCCGCCGCACGCTCGTAGCCGCCGCCGGTGACGTTCAGGAGCACGTGCTCCTCCGGGCCGACGAGCCCCTCTTCCGCCGCCCGGAGGAGCGACGCGACCGCGACCGCAGCCGCCGGGTCGAGGTCGATCTCCTCGGTCTCGGCAAAGAGTCTCCCGGCAGACCAGGCGTCGCCGTTAGAGACCGCATACATCCGCCCGCCCGATGCCGCGAGGGCGTCGCGGACCCCGCCCCGGACCCCCC encodes:
- a CDS encoding carotenoid biosynthesis protein, with product MRITRPALLLTALALFLAACLVVRFDDPAVPSAVPVLFMVALALPSYVALVRWLGPARGIALLLLLSILPLAVEAYAVATGFPYGRFTYSADLGHRAFGLVPWTVAFAYLPMLLGAAALAGAAVGTSWRRLVPAGTLALLLVDLVIDPAVVHAGLWVWTEGGAYYGIPVSNFAGWVLTGAVYIALFRLIAGGRPIPGAVAASLLLILAFWTGYLTRNGLVIPALLGAALALATLRVVFRDESPA
- the comE gene encoding sulfopyruvate decarboxylase subunit beta, whose amino-acid sequence is MREGCVLDRLGALGVDTVASLPCDRTQDLCALIPERFHAVDLTREEDGVGICAGLAMAGRRPVLHMQSSGLGNSLNAIMSLTVTFGLPLPILASWRGVYREAIPAQVPFNRAVPEVLAALGIPYTIIRDPGDEALIDTVVRDAYTSMRPHVGLILPSFWEGTDVACPAGEIAPARARESVVDYRRTFREPVMTRNDAIRAIAGGLDGEAVVANIGVPSKELYAARDRDLNFYMLGSYTQATPIGLGLAIGTDRDVVVLDGDGSLLGTAVLPVVAAEDPENLTIVCLDNGTFGSTGNQPTPASGQVDMELLARAAGLRRTCKVQDERELAEAWEARGRGPNFIHVVLKPGNAAVPNIPLAPAEIRERFVRALKRA